DNA from Vibrio alfacsensis:
TTTGGATCTAACCCCGGTAATCGCAAGTGGCCACTTAGCGAATTAGTTGGCATCGCAAGCTGCGCAATCATCACCACTGCTTCCGATTGATCGTTTGAGACAACCGCATGAATTTGATGTGCTTTATCGTCAGTTGGCACACGCCATGTTCGACCGCTATGCAACAGTGGTCGCAGCATTTTATGCAGCTTGATATAGCGCTCAAAACCTTGCTTTTCTGCTTGATCTTCTTTCACCGGATCAAGCTCAATGCCCATGTGACCAAACAGTGCCGTCAGACCTCTGAATTCAATGCTGTGGCGACGCCTTGTGCTGTGACAATGGCTTGCTCCAATGTGACTGCCCATGACCTCTGGCGGGAAGAAATAGCTCATACCACGCTGAATGGTTTGACGCTCGAGTGCGTCATTGTTGTCCGAAGCCCAGAATCGATGCGTGCGTTTCAGAACCTCAAAATCAATACGACCACCACCAGCGGCGCAAGATTCGATCTCTACATTCGGGTGTTTTTCACGAACTTTATCCACTAGGTCATAGTAGCGTTGAGTCTGGTTGTGCGCCGCAGCATGACCGAGGTGAGCTGGCTGTACAACTTCACGGTTCATATCCCACTTGATGTAGGCGATGTTGTAAGTCGATAAGAAATGATCCAAGCGCTCAAACAAGAAGTTAAACGCATCGTCGTTTTGCAGATTAATCACATATTGATTGCGGCCTGTTGGCTGCTCGTAACCGTCAACGGCTAACAACCATTCTGGATGAGTACGGTATAAATCCGAATCTTTATTGATCATCTCTGGCTCGAACCACAGACCGAATTCCATACCGTGTTTATTCACGTGCTCAACTATCGGCTGCAAACCATTTGGATACTTAGTTTCACATAGGAACCAATCCCCTAGCCCAGCTTTGTCACCGTTGCGCCCTTTGAACCAACCATCATCAATGATAAAGCGTTCAACCCCCATCTCCGCCGACTGAGTTGCCATCGACATGATGTATTCTGGATCGTGGTCGAAGTAGATGCCTTCCCACGTATTGAGGTGGATCGGGCGAGGTTTGTCCGTGAAATCACTCGGTAAAATCGTTTCGCGTACATGAGAGTGGAAATGATGACTCATACCATTAAGGCCAGTATGACTGTGACTCGCATACAGCCATGGAGTGGTTACGCTTTCCCCCTCGTTCAGCGCAACTTCTCCTGGCAAATAGATGACTTCCGCTTGCATGTATCGACGGCCATCCGCTTTTACATCCACACGCAATCTGTGATTACCACTCCATGCAAAATGGAAGCCCCACACATCACCGCTCATTTCATCGAAATTTGTTGTACCAACAACAAGCGCAGGATAATGCTCATGTGAGGTACGTCCACGGCGGTTTTCTTGTTGGTAACCGCCTTGCAATAAAGGCTGGCGAACAGTTTGGAACTCGTGCACCCAACGGCCGTAGTATGTCATCAGCTCATTTGCACGAGCGGGTAAAGGTAAGGTATTGGCAAGACGGTTGACTTGGTAAACGCCCGATTTGACGTTAGTCAATGTATGACGAGTTTTCACAACATCGTGTGCATCTAGCTTGAGCTCTGTCGTTAAGTGTAAGCCTGCAATAGTGTCTTCGCTTGCAATCACTAAGCTATCTTTGGTCTGTTGAATATCCGTGATAACAAACACTGGCGCCCAATCTTGTCCGTTACGATGCCCCTCTACGCCAGGGCTACTAAACACACCGCGACCAAGCTCAGGGTGCAGAGTCATTGAAACGTCTGCATCTAGCCGTCCGTATGGCACAGGGCGTTGCAGAGCTAGGCGGTAATGTTCAAGATCACCACTGACTTTTTGTCCCCAATGTAGGATCTCGGCGTACTCACCTAACTCTACAATCAATTGCGTCTGCTGACCTGCTAGCTCAATCAATGCTTTATCCATCATCTTGTCTTACCTTGGAACTGGAAATTACGTCGCATCATAATGAAAAACAAAATAATCTGTGACCCATACCAAATTCATGGAAACGTTTACAATCTAATTTCAAAACTGTTAATTAGTGTACTATTGTTGTTCTTGTCTTATGTTTCACTTCAAACCGTCATTTCATTTGCGTTTTTACAGATGACTAAAAGCAGAGCCCCAATCTAGACCCAGCCCAGACCAAAACATAGAAGCAAAAAATAAAGATATAATTCAACAATCTAAAACTACAAAACATCAATAAATCCATAGAATTTCACCGTCTACTCACTCTTCTTTATTAATGCACGATTTCATTTGCCTACATAACACTCACTTAGCCCGTTCGCCCCTTGCAGTGGTTAACCGACCACCGTATTCTTAGGACTTCGAGATTCCTGTGGAGTGTCTCTCTTGGGTCCTAACTCATAATCCCAGCTTGACGATACTAGCGATTGCCGTGAGCTCAACAGCCACAAACACTTGCTGTATAGACTTCTTTGTCTCACACGCCCAATTGACTTCAGTTGGGCTATCTTTCCTCCTCCAACTTTTCACAACCTCAATATAAATAATCAAATACAACGCCTTAAAACCATCTTTACTATTTTCCTAGCTCACCACCCGCCAACTTTTTATCCACATACACCCCAGGCCAAGAAAACGATTCCAGACAGCCAGCTTAAAGATTGAGCTTAATATTTGCCTAATGAGCAAAATTAAAGAGATCAAAATCACACAAAATAGTCATAAACCCATCAATAGACTAAAAATGCCAACCTCATCATGAAAACGTTTCCAGAGTTTATTTACACTGCGCAGCGAGTTAGGACTCAAATACAAAAATAAATCCATAAATAAAATAAAATGGAGACACTTCATGAAACAAAAGACGCTTGTAAGAGCGCTTGGGTTAACCTAGCCTTAGCCCCTCTTGCTGGGATCGCAGCAGTGGAAAACGTAACGTACTTTGGCTACGCCAAGTGGGGCAATATCTATACCAACAATAAAGATCACAACACGAAAAAAGGCGATGACAAAAACGACATTCAGGGTACCGGAAAAGGTGAACGTAATGACGTGATTCGTGCAACCCAAGGTTATGGCAACTATCGTCTTGGTAATGAGTTGAACTGGTGGGAAGCAGGCGTAAAAGCGGACGTTTGGCAGCAAGGCGAGGCCTACTTTGATACAACATTATACCTTGGCAGTGGTGAAAGCTGGGGTGATGTCAGCCTTATTCAAATGTGGTCTGCGGGTCACGGTCTGTTCGATGGTCAAGCAGATGCCACGATTTGGGCTGGTGAACGTTTTTACCGTCGTCATGAAGTTCACATGATCGATATCAAATACTGGGATACCTCAAGCACAGGTATCGGTATTGAAAACTGGGATCTTGGCTTTGCAAAAGGTCATATTGCGTGGATGGCACCAAAATCCAGCGCTGATGACCGTACGCTTCATAACATTGATGCTCGACTAAGCGACATTGAACTGAGCGACAGCGCGGATCTAACCGTTGGCTTGAACTACGTTTTCACTCAAAACTCTAGCTATGACCAAAGCGACATCACCACGTCTGGCGCTATGCTCTCAGCGCTTTACCGCCAAGCTTGGGACTACGGTTCAAATACGTTCGCTTTCCAATATGGAACTGATGCGCTGGCTGGCGGCCTGATGAGTGCTGAAGGTGGCTCTAATCGCAAGTACAGCACAGGTGTTGAGCATGATGGTTACAGCTGGCGAATCTTCAACTCTGGCGATCTGAACGTGAATGAAGATTTCCAAGTGATGTATTCCATCGCGTACCAAGACAAAAATCTTGATAACAACGATGGTGATAAATGGTTCAGCGTTGGTGCTCGCCCTCAATACAGCTGGACCGAATACATGGCAACCGCACTAGAAGTTGGTTACGAATCGGTTGAAGCACAAAACGGCGCAGGTACTAATGACATGTACAAAGTGACCGTGGCACAAATGTTTCAAGCTGGTAAAGGGGTTTGGGCTCGTCCATCCATTCGTCTATTCGCAACCTACTCAGAAAAAACCGACGAGTGGAACCGTGGTTCTAAAACCTATGGTCAGGCACAAAGTATCAATGCAAAAAATGTAGACGAAGTAACTTTCGGCTTTAACGTCGAAACATGGTGGTAACCCAATCCGGCTACTATTTTTGAACCCAATGGGGAGAGCGACGTGCTCCCCCCAAACAGGACAAAACAGATGAAACTAAAACCGCTCGCTACTTTATTTATTGCACTGTCTCTAACAGCATGCAGTGGCTTACCAGAACAAGCGTTCAATACCGATTTGAGCAATCAAGCTTGCTGCTCAACATTGGCGTCTTTGCCTCTGACTGCCCTATCGGTTCCATTCCACCAGCAAATGGTCATGGATGCGGATTTGCCAAGCGTAAGCCGCGCGGTTTTACTTTCTTCAGATTCCGCATCATCACAAGCACTGCCAGTGATGACCTACCAGATTTCGTCTAATGCGCCATTTTCATTCTTAGTGCGCTCTTATGTTGATAATAACGCGCTATTTGCTGCGAACGTTCTTATTTATGACGCGAAATGGCAGATTTTATCCGATTACTCCGCAAAAGAATTCAACTACCACACAACGGGCATGCGCGGCTTGGAGCGTATCGAGAAAGTGGTAACAATAAACCCGCAACTCAACGGTGCGAAGTACATCGTGATTGCTTCAGATCCATCACTATTAGGCGCGGAACTAAACCGTAAGCGCCAAGAAGAAGTTTACGCTGAATCGCAAAACGTCATTGGCAATAAACAACTTCCCCTCAAGGCGAAATACCAACCTTTTGGTGTTATCGACGTGACGGTAAGTGCCTCCAACAACAATGCCGTGCTAACACTGTTGGCTGAACTGGGCACACAATCCAATGAAACAACCAAGACAGAGTTAATGCCGGTTGCATCGTCAGAAACGCAAGACGAATGGTCGTTGTATCAATCTCAAATCGATACAGCACTCAAAGATAACGATGTAAAACAAGCTGCTGAGATTGCGAATCAAGCGGAACAGCAAGGCTTTACTCAAGCGAATGATTATCTCGTGAAGCAATTAGCGAAATAACGCTTCACGACAAAAATGCAGACTCACTCGCTTCTGCACCTATTGCGGGAGCGAAACAAAATTAGAAACAAAAAGTTAAGTAGGAACACCATGAAGGCATTTTCAGACATTCTCCAAAGACGCGACTGGGAAAACCCACAATCAGTGAACATTCACTGCCTTAAGGCTCACAGCCCTCTTTCCAGCTTCCGCAATATTGACCATGCACGCGATGGTGTTCATGCTCAGCGAAAATTGCTGAACGGACAATGGAAATTCAAACTGTTTGATGCACCAGAGCAAGTTGATGGTGAGTTCATTGAAACGCAATTCAACGACACCAACTGGGATGACATTACTGTTCCATCTAACTGGCAACTTCAAGGTTACGATAAGCCTATCTACGCCAACGTAAAGTACCCGTTTGAAGTGAACCCACCATTTGTACCAAGTGATAACCCTACGGGTTGCTACCGCACTACCGTGTTACTTTCACAAGTAGACCTTGCGAACACACAACGCATTATCTTTGATGGTGTGAACTCCGCTTTCCACCTTTGGTGTAATGGCTCTTGGGTCGGCTACAGTCAAGACAGTCGCCTACCATCTGAATTCGACCTAACGCCTTACCTTGTCGCGGGTGAAAACAGCTTAGCGGTAATGGTCATTCGCTGGTGTGATGGCAGCTACCTAGAAGACCAAGATATGTGGTGGCTAAGCGGTATCTTCCGCGACGTGACTTTGCTGTCTAAGCCACAGCACTGCATTGAAGATGTGTTCATCACGCCTGATTTAGACGCGTGTTACCGCGATGGTTATCTGTCGGTTGTGACTTCGATTTCTGCGCCTGACACCTACCAAGTTCAAGTGCAGCTGTTTGACGGTGAACAAGCTGTGACAGAGCCACGTATCGACCGTCCGCACAACCGTCGCATTGACGAACGTGGCACATGGGATGACGTAGTTTTTCAAACGTTGCACGTGCGCGAGCCAAAGAAATGGACGGCGGAAACCCCGAACCTTTACCGCTTAGTCGTTTCACTATTGGATGAAAATGGCACGCACTTAGAAAGCGAAGCGTACCCTGTGGGCTTCCGTAAAGTCGAAATCACCGATGGCCAATTGAAGCTAAACGGTAAGCCTTTGCTGATCCGCGGCGTGAACCGTCACGAACATCACCCAGAGCTTGGTCATGTGATGACGGAAGAAGACATGATCCGCGACATCTGCTTGATGAAACAATACAACTTCAATGCGGTACGTACAGCGCACTACCCGAACCATCCTCGTTGGTACGAACTGTGTGACCAATACGGCTTGTACGTGTGCGATGAAGCGAACATCGAAACGCATGGCATGCAGCCAATGAACCGCCTATCGAGCGATCCACAATGGGCACACGCTTACATGAGCCGCTACACCCAAATGGTGATGCGCGATAAGAACCACCCTTCGATCATCATCTGGTCTTTAGGTAACGAATCCGGTCACGGCAGCAACCATAATGCCATGTACGCTTGGTCTAAAAACTACGATCCTTCTCGCCCAGTACAGTACGAAGGCGGCGGTTCAAACACCACAGCAACCGACATCATTGCGCCAATGTACGCGCGCGTGAATACGGTCATTGAAGACGAAGCTGTGCCTAAATGGGCAATCAAGAAATGGGTGTCGTTGCCAAATGAAACTCGCCCTTTGATTTTGTGTGAATACGCACACGCAATGGGCAACAGTCTGGGTAGCTTTAATGATTACTGGGATGCGTTCCGCGATTACCCTCGCCTACAAGGCGGCTTTATTTGGGATTGGGTGGATCAAGGCTTGAGCCAATGGGATCAGAACGGTCAACACTTCTGGGCCTACGGCGGCGACTTTGGTGATGAAATCAATGACCGTCAGTTCTGCATCAACGGTTTGATCTTCCCAGATCGCACGGTTCATCCAACGTTGGAAGAAGCAAAATACTGCCAACGCATGATCACTGTGTCACTACAAGAGCAAACCAAAGACGCTTGTACACTGTTAGTGACTAACGAGAACTTGTTCCGCGCGACCGATAATGAGCAATTGAACTGGTCACTACTAGAAGATGGCAAAGTCATCCAAACGGGTTCGTTCGCACTTAACGTAGAAGCGGACAGCCAAGCAAGTATTGAGATTGCCCTTAACTTCGCTCCAAAAGCGCAGGCGCAATACCACTTAAATACCGACATTACTCTGATTGCTGCAACACCTTGGGCGGAAGCTGAGCACGTCGTCGCTTCTGAGCAAATGGCGCTACGTAATACAGTAGGCCTTGTTCTTCCAGTATTGGAAATGCAACCAGCCCCAATGCTAACGCAGCAAGACAACACCATTTTGGTGTCTAGCTTGGATGAAAAACATCAATGGCGTTGGGATAGACAAACTGGCTTGATGACCGACTGGCATGTTGATGGCAAAACGCAAATGCTTGCGGCACCACAAGACAACTTCTTCCGTGCACCACTGGATAACGACATCGGCGTCAGCGAAATCGACAATGTCGATCCAAACGCTTGGATGTGTCGTTGGGACATGGCGGGGATCGGCCAATGGGAGCGTCAATGTGTCGCTTGCCACAGTGAAATCCTGACGCATGCAGTGAAAGTGACCTCGACCTTCGCTTACCATTTTAATGGTGAAGTACAAGCGATCACCACTTGGACGCACACACTGAGCAACAGCGGTGAAATGACATTGGCTGTCGATGTGAAGCTGGCTGATGATTTACCACCAATGCCACGCATCGGTTTGGAGTTCGAACTGCCATTAAATGAGCAAAATGCACCGATCACATGGCAAGGTTTAGGCCCGTTTGAAAACTACCCTGACCGCTTGGCAGCAGCACGTTTCGGCTTACACACACAGACACTTGAGCAAATGCATACGCCGTACATTTTCCCTACAGACAGTGGTCTACGCTGTGGTACGCAATGGTTGAAGGTGAATGAGTTAGAAGTCTCGGGTGACTTCCAGTTCGGTGTGAGTCAGTACGCTCAGCAGCACTTAGCAGCAGCGAAACACACTAACGATTTGGTTGCAGAAGAGAAGATTTATGTGCGCCTAGACCATAAACACATGGGTGTCGGCGGTGATGACTCTTGGAGTCCAAGCGTACACAAAGAATTTCAATTAACGGACAATCAATACGCGTACCGAGTGACATTCAAGCCTGCTCAATAACGCGTCCAAAGAAACAGAATAACCCCACAACACGTCAGTGTGGTTCTATCCCCAAGTTTCGGCTTGGGGATTTTTTGTTCAAGCGACTTCTATTTGTTTTAAAAGCTTGATACACCGCCACTATTCTCACTTGGGTGTTTGAGTTCATCCGCCTTGCATTGTTAAATAAAGCAAATTTCAGATCCTGAGTTCCCTCCCTATGGCTACTATCAAAGACGTCGCAAAAGAAGCAGGCGTATCCATTGCAACCGCATCTCGCGTGATCAATAACGCGCCTCACACTAGTGATGCAGCTATTGTTGCTGTTAAAGAAGCAATGGCAAAACTGGGGTATCGCCCCAATGCCACTGCTCGCGCTTTGGTGAACAAATCCTCAAATGCCATTGGTGTTTTAGTTAACGACGTATCGGCACCGTTTTTTGGCACCATGGTCAAAGCCATCGACACCATTGCAAACGAGCAAGGAAAACAGCTTCTTATTGGCAGTGGTTATCACGATGCGGTCAAAGAACGCAATGCCATTAATATGCTGCTCGACAGCCAATGTGAATCGTTAGTAGTCCACAGTAAGGGCATGACCGATGCCGAACTCACATCACTCGCAGATGATATTCCCGGCCTAGTCGTAATCAACCGAGTAGTACCAAACATGGCTTCTCGTTGTATTGCTCTCGATAACCGTAAAGGCTCCTACATCGCGACGGAGCATCTTATTCGTAATGGTCATCGACATATTGGTTATCTTTGCTCAAATCATGATATCGAAGATGCTCATGACAGACGCGAAGGCTATCTAGATGCGCTTCGCGACAACAGCATCGAGATTCGCGAAGAGTACATTGAATATGGTGAACCAGATGAAACCGGCGGCGAACAAGCCATTGTCAACTTGCTAGCCAAAAACACTCCAGTTACGGCAATCGCCACCTACAACGACTATATGGCTGCGGGTTGTATGACCTTACTGCAAGAAAATGGCATTAACATCCCAGAGCACATGTCCGTCATTGGCTTTGATGATGGTCATATCGCCCGTTATATATACCCTCGGTTGACAACCATTCGCTACCCAATTCAAGTAATGGCAAACGAAGCGGTGAAACTTTCCCTACAGTTGGTTGCAGGTCAAGAAATGGAACGTTCTGAGTGTAAACTCTTTATGCCAATCCTTGTGCGTCGTGCATCTGTAGGCTCAAACCCCAAATAAACCGGTGCTATCGCCATATAACCTAGAGCTAGCCCCAAGTAACCCAGAGCGAGAGCCAAGTAACCCAGAGCGAGAGCCAAGTAACCGAGAGCTATAGCTAAGTAAAACAAGCGCATATTGTAAAAAATAGTATTCTTAAAGCCTAACTTTCAAAATAGTTACTGAATGAATACTCAACCTAACTCACAACAACTGATTGCCTGTGAAGAGTGCGGCTTAGTGGTCCGCATTCCTGACATCGATCAAGGGCAAAAAGCACATTGCCCTCGCTGCAATCATTCACTGACAAAAATCAATGCCAAACCTTACCAAAGCATCATTGCGGTATCTGTTGCGTGTTTGATTATGTTGGTTTTGAGTGTTTCATTTCCCTTTATGTCATTTAGCGTACAAGGCTTATCGCAAGAAATTACGTTAATGCATGCGGCCAAAATGTTGGCTGAATTTCATAATGCCTTGCTCGGTGCGCTGCTACTTGGAACAGTATTGGTCCTTCCCGGTATTTACGTCAGCCTTATTCTCTTTCTGCATCTCCAAGCCCTAAAAACTCGCCAAAACACGTTGTCTAAGAAGCACCAACGTACGGCCACCGTTCTGTGCCGAATTATCTTCCGTGTCGAGCCATGGCTAATGGTGGATGTTTTCTTAATTGGCGTACTCGTGAGCTTGATAAAATTGCAGCGCTTGCAGAAATCGGGATGGGCAACTCGTTTTGGGCATTTTGTCTCTATACCGTATTGGTCGTAAAATGCATTTCTATGGTTGACCGAAGCTGGTTATGGGGCCACTTTATTCCCGTGATCGATGTTCCAAACATCAAAGAGGGTGATACGCACCATACCCACAATCACATCGGTTGCCATACTTGCCACCAGCTCAATCCTATCGCTGACAAAAAGCACCAAAAATGCATTCGTTGTCATAGCCCTATTCATCGCTATAACCCGAGCGATAATTTGCAAAAAGCATGGGCATTATTATTCGCTGCTATCATTTTTTATATCCCTGCTAACTTATACCCGATGATGTATACCGTTAGCCTCGGGAAATCAGAAGGCTCAACCATCATGGAAGGGGTGGTATTGCTTTGGAACCTTGGCTCTTACCCGATTGCGATGGTCATTTTCTTTGCCAGTGTTTTTATTCCCATGGCGAAAATGCTGGCGCTAGCTTGGCTCTATTACAATGCTCAAAAAGCGCAGTATTTACCACCCGAAGAGAGTATCTCCCGCCTTAAGGTGTATCGCGTTACTGAATTTATTGGCCGTTGGTCGATGATCGATATTTTTGTTGTCGCTATATTAGTTGCGCTGGTTCAGCTGCATAATTTAATGGCGATTTACCCAGGCCCTGCGGCGCTATCCTTTGCTGCCGTAGTCATTTTAACCATGCTTTCTGCCATGACTTTTGATTCACGTTTGCTTTGGCAACTACCTCATCATAATACGCAGAAACCACGAACGAATAACTTAACTGAGAAAGCTAAATATGAGTGACGATAATCAGACAACCGCTCAAATAAAGCCTAAAAAGCAGGTTTCTGCGATATGGATAGTGCCGATTCTTGCGCTAGCGATGGGGGCTTGGATGCTGTTCCAATACGTAACCAGTACTGGACCACAGATCACACTCAAGCTCCCAACCGCTGAGGGTATCGAAGTCGGAAAAACTGAGATTAAAGCGCTAAATGTAAAAGTTGGCGTGATCACTGACGTCAAGCTCAGCAAAGACTACGATCACATCATTGCTACCGCACAAATGAACAAAGACGCGAAACGAATGTTGAGTGAAGATTCGATGTTTTGGGTAGTAAAACCTCGTATAGGCCGCGATGGTGTCTCAGGCTTAGAAACCCTACTTTCTGGCGCGTATATCCAACTGCAACCAGGCAACTCTAAAATAGTAAAAGAGCATTTTAATGTCCT
Protein-coding regions in this window:
- a CDS encoding MalM family protein — encoded protein: MKLKPLATLFIALSLTACSGLPEQAFNTDLSNQACCSTLASLPLTALSVPFHQQMVMDADLPSVSRAVLLSSDSASSQALPVMTYQISSNAPFSFLVRSYVDNNALFAANVLIYDAKWQILSDYSAKEFNYHTTGMRGLERIEKVVTINPQLNGAKYIVIASDPSLLGAELNRKRQEEVYAESQNVIGNKQLPLKAKYQPFGVIDVTVSASNNNAVLTLLAELGTQSNETTKTELMPVASSETQDEWSLYQSQIDTALKDNDVKQAAEIANQAEQQGFTQANDYLVKQLAK
- a CDS encoding beta-galactosidase, encoding MKAFSDILQRRDWENPQSVNIHCLKAHSPLSSFRNIDHARDGVHAQRKLLNGQWKFKLFDAPEQVDGEFIETQFNDTNWDDITVPSNWQLQGYDKPIYANVKYPFEVNPPFVPSDNPTGCYRTTVLLSQVDLANTQRIIFDGVNSAFHLWCNGSWVGYSQDSRLPSEFDLTPYLVAGENSLAVMVIRWCDGSYLEDQDMWWLSGIFRDVTLLSKPQHCIEDVFITPDLDACYRDGYLSVVTSISAPDTYQVQVQLFDGEQAVTEPRIDRPHNRRIDERGTWDDVVFQTLHVREPKKWTAETPNLYRLVVSLLDENGTHLESEAYPVGFRKVEITDGQLKLNGKPLLIRGVNRHEHHPELGHVMTEEDMIRDICLMKQYNFNAVRTAHYPNHPRWYELCDQYGLYVCDEANIETHGMQPMNRLSSDPQWAHAYMSRYTQMVMRDKNHPSIIIWSLGNESGHGSNHNAMYAWSKNYDPSRPVQYEGGGSNTTATDIIAPMYARVNTVIEDEAVPKWAIKKWVSLPNETRPLILCEYAHAMGNSLGSFNDYWDAFRDYPRLQGGFIWDWVDQGLSQWDQNGQHFWAYGGDFGDEINDRQFCINGLIFPDRTVHPTLEEAKYCQRMITVSLQEQTKDACTLLVTNENLFRATDNEQLNWSLLEDGKVIQTGSFALNVEADSQASIEIALNFAPKAQAQYHLNTDITLIAATPWAEAEHVVASEQMALRNTVGLVLPVLEMQPAPMLTQQDNTILVSSLDEKHQWRWDRQTGLMTDWHVDGKTQMLAAPQDNFFRAPLDNDIGVSEIDNVDPNAWMCRWDMAGIGQWERQCVACHSEILTHAVKVTSTFAYHFNGEVQAITTWTHTLSNSGEMTLAVDVKLADDLPPMPRIGLEFELPLNEQNAPITWQGLGPFENYPDRLAAARFGLHTQTLEQMHTPYIFPTDSGLRCGTQWLKVNELEVSGDFQFGVSQYAQQHLAAAKHTNDLVAEEKIYVRLDHKHMGVGGDDSWSPSVHKEFQLTDNQYAYRVTFKPAQ
- a CDS encoding alpha-galactosidase → MMDKALIELAGQQTQLIVELGEYAEILHWGQKVSGDLEHYRLALQRPVPYGRLDADVSMTLHPELGRGVFSSPGVEGHRNGQDWAPVFVITDIQQTKDSLVIASEDTIAGLHLTTELKLDAHDVVKTRHTLTNVKSGVYQVNRLANTLPLPARANELMTYYGRWVHEFQTVRQPLLQGGYQQENRRGRTSHEHYPALVVGTTNFDEMSGDVWGFHFAWSGNHRLRVDVKADGRRYMQAEVIYLPGEVALNEGESVTTPWLYASHSHTGLNGMSHHFHSHVRETILPSDFTDKPRPIHLNTWEGIYFDHDPEYIMSMATQSAEMGVERFIIDDGWFKGRNGDKAGLGDWFLCETKYPNGLQPIVEHVNKHGMEFGLWFEPEMINKDSDLYRTHPEWLLAVDGYEQPTGRNQYVINLQNDDAFNFLFERLDHFLSTYNIAYIKWDMNREVVQPAHLGHAAAHNQTQRYYDLVDKVREKHPNVEIESCAAGGGRIDFEVLKRTHRFWASDNNDALERQTIQRGMSYFFPPEVMGSHIGASHCHSTRRRHSIEFRGLTALFGHMGIELDPVKEDQAEKQGFERYIKLHKMLRPLLHSGRTWRVPTDDKAHQIHAVVSNDQSEAVVMIAQLAMPTNSLSGHLRLPGLDPKATYSVSVLDKPSNYDDIVNYQPPWTESGCELSGAWCEEVGLTMPILDAESAMLVKFERIS
- a CDS encoding substrate-binding domain-containing protein translates to MATIKDVAKEAGVSIATASRVINNAPHTSDAAIVAVKEAMAKLGYRPNATARALVNKSSNAIGVLVNDVSAPFFGTMVKAIDTIANEQGKQLLIGSGYHDAVKERNAINMLLDSQCESLVVHSKGMTDAELTSLADDIPGLVVINRVVPNMASRCIALDNRKGSYIATEHLIRNGHRHIGYLCSNHDIEDAHDRREGYLDALRDNSIEIREEYIEYGEPDETGGEQAIVNLLAKNTPVTAIATYNDYMAAGCMTLLQENGINIPEHMSVIGFDDGHIARYIYPRLTTIRYPIQVMANEAVKLSLQLVAGQEMERSECKLFMPILVRRASVGSNPK